From the Pseudomonas syringae KCTC 12500 genome, the window CTTGCCGCTGACCGGCTGGCTCAGTCGTCGCTTCGGTGAGGTCAAGCTGTTCCTGTGGGCCACCATTCTGTTCGTGATCGCTTCGTTTCTGTGCGGCATTTCCCAGTCCATGCCGGAACTGGTGGGCTTCCGGGCGCTGCAGGGGATGGTCGCCGGCCCGCTGTATCCGATGAGCCAGACCCTGCTGATTGCGGTGTACCCGCCCGCCAAAAGGGGCATGGCCCTGGCATTGCTGGCGATGGTGACGGTGGTGGCGCCCATTGCCGGGCCGATCCTCGGTGGCTGGATCACCGACAGCTATAGCTGGCCGTGGATCTTCTTCATCAACATCCCCATCGGCCTGTTCGCTGTGTTGGTGGTACGTAGCCAGATGGCCAAAAGGCCGGTCAGCACAGCCCGCCAACCGCTGGACTACATTGGCCTGCTGGCGCTGATTATCGGTGTGGGCGCGCTGCAGATAGTGCTCGACAAGGGTAATGATCTGGACTGGTTCGAGTCGAACTTCATCATCTTCGGCTCGCTGATTTCGCTGATCGCGCTAGTCTTTTTCGTCATCTGGGAAATGACCGACAAGCACCCGATCGTCAACCTGCGCCTGTTTGCCTACCGCAATTTCCGCATCGGCACGCTGGTCATGATCGGCGGCTATTCCGGCTTCTTCGGCATCAACCTGATCTTGCCGCAGTGGTTGCAGACCCAGATGGGCTATACCGCGACCTGGGCGGGGCTGGCCGTCGCACCGATTGGCATCCTGCCGGTGCTGATGTCGCCCTTTGTCGGCAAGTACGCGCACAAGTTCGACTTGCGTCTACTGGCCGGGCTGGCGTTCCTGGCGATGGGGCTGAGCTGCTTCATGCGTGCAGGCTTCAACACCGACGTGGATTTCGAACACGTGGCGATGGTGCAACTGTTCATGGGCATCGGCGTGGCGCTGTTCTTCATGCCCACTCTGAGTATTCTGCTGTCCGACCTGCCGCCCAATCAGATCGCCGATGGATCTGGACTGGCAACCTTCCTGCGCACCCTGGGCGGCAGCTTCGCAGCCTCGCTGACCACCTGGATCTGGATCCGCCGCGCCAACCAGCATCATGCCTACCTGAGCGAAAACATCAGCACCTTCGACCCCGCCACCCGCCACGCCCTCGACAGCCTGGGCGGCGCCAGCCCACAAGCCTACGCGCAACTGGAACGCACCCTCAACGCCCAGGCCTACATGATGTCCACCGTGGATTACTTCTACCTGCTGGGCTGGATATTCGCAGGACTGATCCTGCTCGTCTGGCTGGCCAAACCCCCATTCGCCGCCAAGGCCGGGCCTGCGGCAGGGGGCGGGCACTAGTTTCTTGTGCGCTTATCTGAACCGTGCCTTTGGCCAAACTGCTCTAAAGTGCTTTTTCAACCGCGATTGCACTGACGACGCAGAACCGCTGTGTGACGCAGAGCGTCACGAACTGCATTCCCACGCGGAGCATGGGAACGATAGTCAACCATCCAGCTTTTCGGGGTCAGTTCACGCGATCCCGCATCATCAATTCAACAGCGCAAGCGTCTCGGGCACAAAGTCGAACGAACTCAGATTGAAACCCTGCTCATCCACCTGCAACACCCAGCCCTGACGATCCCAGTCACCCAACACAATGCGTCTGGCCGCCTGATCGCCAATCTGCAACTTATGAATCGCCGGACGATGAGTGTGGCCGTGGACCAACGTACGCACACCGAACTGCTGCATGATCCGCGGCACCTCGTCCGGCGTCACATCGACAATATCATTGGCTTTCATACGGGTTTGCGCACGGCTCTCATTACGCAACTTGCGCGCCAGCTTGTGCCGAGTGCCCAGCGGCAAATGGCGCAGAATGAACAGCGTCAGCGGATGGCGCAGATAGCGACGCATCCGGATATAGCCTTCATCGCGCGTGCACAGACTGTCGCCGTGCATCAGCAGCACCGGCTCACCGTTTAACTGCACGACGCTGGGGTCACTCAGCAGCGTGCAGCCCGCTGCCTTGCAGAAACCCTTGCCGAGCATGAAATCACGGTTGCCGTGCATCAGAAAAATTCGTGTGCCGCTGTCGCTCAATTCGCGCAGGGCCTTGCAGATCGAAAGCTGGAACGGCGACATCGCATCGTCACCGATCCAGACTTCAAAGAAATCCCCGAGGATGTACAGCGACTCGGCTTCGCGAGCGCGTCCTGCGAGCAGATCCAGAAACGCCCGGGTAATGTCCGGGCGCTCCTGTTCAAGGTGCAGATCGGAGATCAGCAGTATCACTCAACAATCTCGGCTTTCTCGATGATCACGTCTTCTACCGGGACGTCCTGATGGCCGGCCTTGCTGGAAGTCGCCACGCCTTTGATCTTGTCGACCACGTCAGTGCCTTCGATCACTTCACCGAATACAGCGTAACCCCAGCCCTGAACGGTCTTGGCGCTGTGGTTCAGGAAGGCGTTGTCAGCGACGTTGATGAAGAACTGCGCAGAGGCCGAATGCGGTTCCATGGTACGGGCCATGGCGACGCTGTACTTCTTGTTCGGCAGACCGTTGTCGGCTTCGTTCTGAATGCTCGGGCGCTTGTCTTTCTTTTCTTTCATGCCAGGCTCGAAACCGCCGCCCTGAACCATGAAGTTGCCGATCACGCGGTGGAAAACCGTGTTCTCGTAGTGGCCGGCTTTAACGTATTCGATGAAGTTGGCAACGGTCAGCGGCGCTTTTTCTTCGTTCAGTTGCAGCACGATGTCGCCGTGGTTGGTAGTCAGCTTTACATTAGGCATTTGGGAAGTCGCTCTCTAGTCATGCATGAATGGGCAGATTATGACCCTGACGCGCAGTTTACAGACGAGGTTACATTTTTCAGCGCTTTTGCAGCTTTTATGCCTTCAAATACGCAGTCTGTTGTCAGGGACTTGACAGCTTCGGCTATGATAAGCGCTTTGATTTAGTCGGCCTACCCTGGCCGCGCACGTATGTCCAAGGATCCTATGAGCAAGCCCACTCCAGAACCCGCTGCCCATTCAAAGGCAGGTCCAGCCGTACCGACCAATTTCCTGCGTCCTATCGTGCAGGCAGACCTGGACTCGGGCAAGCACAGCAAAATCGTGACCCGCTTTCCGCCGGAGCCCAATGGCTACCTGCACATCGGTCACGCCAAGTCGATCTGCGTGAACTTCGGTCTGGCCAAGGAGTTCGGTGGCGATACGCACCTGCGTTTCGATGACACCAACCCGGCCAAGGAAGACCAGGAATACATCGACGCCATCATGAGTGACGTCAAGTGGCTGGGCTTCGAGTGGGCGGGCGAAGTGCGCTACGCCTCGCAGTATTTCGACCAGTTGCACGACTGGGCGGTCGAGCTGATCAAGGCAGGCAAGGCCTATGTGGACGATCTGACCCCCGAGCAGGCGCGCGAATATCGCGGCACCCTGACCGAGCCGGGCAAGAACAGTCCGTTCCGCGAGCGTGGCGTCGAGGAAAACCTCGACCTGTTCGCGCGCATGAAAGCCGGCGAATTCGAGGATGGCGCGCGTGTACTGCGCGCCAAGATCGACATGGCCTCGCCGAACATGAACCTGCGTGATCCGATCATCTACCGCATTCGTCATGCGCATCACCATCAGACCGGCGACAAGTGGTGCATCTATCCGATCTATGACTTCACCCACGGTCAGTCGGATGCCCTCGAAGGCATCACCCACTCGATCTGCACCCTGGAGTTCGAGAGCCATCGCCCGCTGTACGACTGGTTCCTCGACAACCTGCCGGTGCCGTGCAAACCGCGTCAGTATGAGTTCTCGCGTCTGAACCTGAACTACACCATCACCAGCAAGCGCAAGCTCAAGCAACTGGTCGACGAGAAGCACGTCAGTGGTTGGGACGACCCGCGCATGTCGACGCTGTCGGGCTTCCGTCGCCGTGGCTACACGCCGAAATCGATTCGCAATTTCTGCGAAATGATCGGCACCAACCGCTCTGACGGCGTGGTCGATTTCGGCATGCTCGAATTCAGCATCCGCGACGACCTGGACCACAGCGCGCCGCGCGCCATGTGTGTACTGCGCCCGCTGAAAGTGGTCATCACCAATTATCCGGAAGGCCAGATCGAGAAGCTGGAGTTGCCGCGCCACCCCAAAGAAGACCTGGGCATGCGCGAGCTGCCGTTCTCGCGGGAGCTCTACATCGACCGCGACGATTACATGGAAGAGCCGCCGAAAGGCTACAAGCGTCTGGAGCCGAACGGTGAAGTGCGTTTGCGTGGCAGCTATGTGATCCGCGCAGATGAAGCGATCAAGGATGCCGACGGCAACATCGTCGAGCTGCATTGCTCCTACGACCCGGAAACGTTGGGCAAGAACCCAGAAGGCCGCAAGGTCAAGGGCGTCGTGCACTGGGTGCCAGCCGCCGAGAGCGTAGAGTGCGAAGTGCGTCTGTACGATCGCCTGTTCCGTTCGCCGAACCCGGAAAAAGCCGAAGAGGGCGCAAGCTTTCTGGACAACATCAACCCGGACTCCCTGCAAGTACTGACCGGTTGTCGCGCCGAGCCCTCGTTGGGCCAAGCGCAACCGGAAGACCGTTTCCAGTTCGAACGCGAAGGTTATTTCTGCGCGGACATCAAGGACTCCAAACCTGGTCGACCTGTCTTCAACCGCACCGTGACGTTGCGGGATTCCTGGACCTGATGCTGTACGTTTGAGGGGGAGCACGTGCTTTCTATCTACAACACGCTCACCAAGAGCAAAGAAGTTTTCAAGCCGCTGGATGGCAACAAGGTACGCATGTACGTCTGCGGGATGACCGTGTACGACTACTGCCACCTGGGCCATGGCCGCAGCATGGTTGCGTTCGATCTGGTGACGCGCTGGCTGCGTTTCAGTGGTTATGAACTGACCTATGTGCGCAACATCACCGATATCGACGACAAGATCATCAACCGGGCGCGGGAAAACGGTGAGTCGTTCGACGCACTGACCGCGCGCATGATCTATGCCATGCACGAGGACGAGGCGCGCCTCAATATCCTCAAGCCGGACATGGAGCCGCGTGCCACCGATCATATCCCTGGCATGCACGCCATGATCCAGGCCCTTATCGACAAGGGCTATGCCTACGCGCCGGGTAATGGCGATGTGTATTATCGGGTCGGCAAGTTTCAGGGTTACGGCAAGCTGTCGCGCAAGAAGATCGAAGACCTGCGCATCGGTGCTCGCATCGAAGTGGACGAGTCCAAGGAAGATCCGCTGGACTTCGTCCTCTGGAAAGGCGTCAAGCCGGGCGAGCCGAGCTGGGAGTCGCCCTGGGGTGCAGGACGTCCAGGCTGGCATATCGAGTGCTCGGTGATGTCGACCTGCTGCCTGGGCGAGACCTTCGATATTCATGGCGGCGGCAGCGACCTCGAGTTTCCGCACCATGAAAACGAAATCGCCCAGAGCGAAGCGGCCACCGGCAAGACCTACGCCAATGCCTGGTTGCACTGCGGCATGATTCGCATCAATGGCGAGAAGATGTCCAAGTCCCTGAACAACTTCTTCACCATTCGCGACGTGCTGGAAAAATATCACCCGGAAGTGGTGCGTTACCTGCTGGTGTCGAGCCACTACCGCAGCGCGATCAACTATTCCGAAGACAGCCTGCGTGAGTCGAAGGCGGCACTGGAGCGGTTCTATCACGCGCTCAAGGGCCTGCCGGTCGCCGAACCTGCGGGTGGCGAGGCGTTCGTCGAGCGTTTCAGCACGGCGATGAACGATGACTTCGGTACGCCTGAAGCCTGCGCCGTGCTGTTCGAGATGGTTCGCGAGATCAATCGTCTGCGCGAATCCGATATCGCAGCAGCGGCGGGTCTGGCGGCGCGCTTGAAGCAACTGGCCAGCGTGCTGGGTGTCCTGCAACTCGAAGCCGACGACTTTTTGCGCGCTGGCGCGGAAGGGCGGGTCGATGCGGCTGAAGTGGAGGCGCTGATTCAGGCGCGTCTGGCTGCGCGTGCCGCGAAAGACTGGGCTGAGTCCGACCGTATCCGCGACCAGATCACCGCCATGGGCGTTCTGCTGGAAGACGGCAAGGGCGGCACCACCTGGCGTCTGGCGGACTGATCAAGGACTATTCCTGAAACACTATCGTGCCCACTCCGCGTGGGCATGCTGTTCTGGACGCTCCGCGTCCTGTCCTCGATGATGTGCTGCCTGCC encodes:
- the lpxH gene encoding UDP-2,3-diacylglucosamine diphosphatase; this translates as MILLISDLHLEQERPDITRAFLDLLAGRAREAESLYILGDFFEVWIGDDAMSPFQLSICKALRELSDSGTRIFLMHGNRDFMLGKGFCKAAGCTLLSDPSVVQLNGEPVLLMHGDSLCTRDEGYIRMRRYLRHPLTLFILRHLPLGTRHKLARKLRNESRAQTRMKANDIVDVTPDEVPRIMQQFGVRTLVHGHTHRPAIHKLQIGDQAARRIVLGDWDRQGWVLQVDEQGFNLSSFDFVPETLALLN
- a CDS encoding peptidylprolyl isomerase; protein product: MPNVKLTTNHGDIVLQLNEEKAPLTVANFIEYVKAGHYENTVFHRVIGNFMVQGGGFEPGMKEKKDKRPSIQNEADNGLPNKKYSVAMARTMEPHSASAQFFINVADNAFLNHSAKTVQGWGYAVFGEVIEGTDVVDKIKGVATSSKAGHQDVPVEDVIIEKAEIVE
- the cysS gene encoding cysteine--tRNA ligase — translated: MLSIYNTLTKSKEVFKPLDGNKVRMYVCGMTVYDYCHLGHGRSMVAFDLVTRWLRFSGYELTYVRNITDIDDKIINRARENGESFDALTARMIYAMHEDEARLNILKPDMEPRATDHIPGMHAMIQALIDKGYAYAPGNGDVYYRVGKFQGYGKLSRKKIEDLRIGARIEVDESKEDPLDFVLWKGVKPGEPSWESPWGAGRPGWHIECSVMSTCCLGETFDIHGGGSDLEFPHHENEIAQSEAATGKTYANAWLHCGMIRINGEKMSKSLNNFFTIRDVLEKYHPEVVRYLLVSSHYRSAINYSEDSLRESKAALERFYHALKGLPVAEPAGGEAFVERFSTAMNDDFGTPEACAVLFEMVREINRLRESDIAAAAGLAARLKQLASVLGVLQLEADDFLRAGAEGRVDAAEVEALIQARLAARAAKDWAESDRIRDQITAMGVLLEDGKGGTTWRLAD
- a CDS encoding DHA2 family efflux MFS transporter permease subunit: MRLQGFAMSNNAPASFTPPSLLLCTIGLSLATFMQVLDTTIANVALPTIAGNLGVSSEQSTWVITSFAVSNAIALPLTGWLSRRFGEVKLFLWATILFVIASFLCGISQSMPELVGFRALQGMVAGPLYPMSQTLLIAVYPPAKRGMALALLAMVTVVAPIAGPILGGWITDSYSWPWIFFINIPIGLFAVLVVRSQMAKRPVSTARQPLDYIGLLALIIGVGALQIVLDKGNDLDWFESNFIIFGSLISLIALVFFVIWEMTDKHPIVNLRLFAYRNFRIGTLVMIGGYSGFFGINLILPQWLQTQMGYTATWAGLAVAPIGILPVLMSPFVGKYAHKFDLRLLAGLAFLAMGLSCFMRAGFNTDVDFEHVAMVQLFMGIGVALFFMPTLSILLSDLPPNQIADGSGLATFLRTLGGSFAASLTTWIWIRRANQHHAYLSENISTFDPATRHALDSLGGASPQAYAQLERTLNAQAYMMSTVDYFYLLGWIFAGLILLVWLAKPPFAAKAGPAAGGGH
- a CDS encoding glutamine--tRNA ligase/YqeY domain fusion protein; the encoded protein is MSKPTPEPAAHSKAGPAVPTNFLRPIVQADLDSGKHSKIVTRFPPEPNGYLHIGHAKSICVNFGLAKEFGGDTHLRFDDTNPAKEDQEYIDAIMSDVKWLGFEWAGEVRYASQYFDQLHDWAVELIKAGKAYVDDLTPEQAREYRGTLTEPGKNSPFRERGVEENLDLFARMKAGEFEDGARVLRAKIDMASPNMNLRDPIIYRIRHAHHHQTGDKWCIYPIYDFTHGQSDALEGITHSICTLEFESHRPLYDWFLDNLPVPCKPRQYEFSRLNLNYTITSKRKLKQLVDEKHVSGWDDPRMSTLSGFRRRGYTPKSIRNFCEMIGTNRSDGVVDFGMLEFSIRDDLDHSAPRAMCVLRPLKVVITNYPEGQIEKLELPRHPKEDLGMRELPFSRELYIDRDDYMEEPPKGYKRLEPNGEVRLRGSYVIRADEAIKDADGNIVELHCSYDPETLGKNPEGRKVKGVVHWVPAAESVECEVRLYDRLFRSPNPEKAEEGASFLDNINPDSLQVLTGCRAEPSLGQAQPEDRFQFEREGYFCADIKDSKPGRPVFNRTVTLRDSWT